Proteins found in one Canis aureus isolate CA01 chromosome 19, VMU_Caureus_v.1.0, whole genome shotgun sequence genomic segment:
- the GNAI2 gene encoding guanine nucleotide-binding protein G(i) subunit alpha-2, translating to MGCTVSAEDKAAAERSKMIDKNLREDGEKAAREVKLLLLGAGESGKSTIVKQMKIIHEDGYSEEECRQYRAVVYSNTIQSIMAIVKAMGNLQIDFDDPSRADDARQLFALSCTAEEQGVLPEDLSCVIRRLWADNGVQACFGRSREYQLNDSAAYYLNDLERIAQSDYIPTQQDVLRTRVKTTGIVETHFTFKDLHFKMFDVGGQRSERKKWIHCFEGVTAIIFCVALSAYDLVLAEDEEMNRMHESMKLFDSICNNKWFTDTSIILFLNKKDLFEEKITHSPLTICFPEYTGANKYEEAASYIQSKFEDLNKRKDTKEIYTHFTCATDTKNVQFVFDAVTDVIIKNNLKDCGLF from the exons ATGGGCTGCACCGTGAGTGCCGAGGACAAGGCGGCGGCCGAACGCTCCAAGATGATCGACAAGAACCTGCGGGAAGACGGGGAGAAGGCGGCGCGGGAGGTGAAGTTGCTGCTTTTGG GTGCTGGGGAGTCAGGGAAGAGCACCATTGTCAAGCAGATGAA GATCATCCACGAGGATGGCTACTCAGAGGAGGAATGCCGGCAGTACCGGGCGGTCGTCTACAGCAACACCATCCAGTCTATCATGGCTATTGTCAAAGCCATGGGCAATCTGCAGATTGACTTTGATGACCCCTCCCGAGCG GATGATGCTAGGCAGTTGTTTGCACTGTCTTGCACTGCTGAGGAGCAGGGCGTGCTCCCTGAGGATCTGTCTTGTGTCATCCGGAGGCTCTGGGCTGACAACGGTGTGCAGGCCTGCTTTGGCCGCTCCCGGGAGTACCAGCTCAACGACTCCGCTGCCTA CTACCTGAATGACCTGGAGCGCATTGCACAGAGTGACTACATCCCCACACAGCAGGACGTGCTACGGACCCGTGTGAAGACCACGGGCATCGTGGAGACGCACTTCACCTTCAAGGATCTGCACTTCAA GATGTTTGATGTGGGTGGTCAGCGGTCTGAGCGGAAGAAGTGGATCCACTGCTTTGAGGGTGTCACGGCCATCATCTTCTGTGTAGCCTTGAGCGCCTATGACCTGGTGCTAGCTGAGGATGAGGAGATG AACCGCATGCATGAGAGCATGAAGCTGTTTGACAGTATCTGCAACAACAAGTGGTTCACAGACACGTCCATCATCCTCTTCCTCAACAAGAAGGACCTGTTTGAGGAGAAGATCACACACAGCCCCCTGACCATCTGCTTCCCTGAGTACACAG GGGCCAACAAGTATGAGGAGGCAGCCAGCTACATCCAGAGTAAGTTTGAGGACCTGAACAAGCGCAAGGATACCAAGGAGATCTACACGCACTTCACGTGCGCCACTGACACCAAGAACGTGCAGTTTGTGTTTGATGCCGTCACTGACGTCATCATCAAGAACAACCTGAAGGACTGCGGCCTCTTCTGA